Proteins encoded together in one Fimbriimonadia bacterium window:
- a CDS encoding DUF5107 domain-containing protein: MTELRTGTLALMGADLGPENPLPDLGTVNPVGGKVEAEPDVPEEDCRYLGWEVEVSILPHRLQDGYTRKRRPMQLPTIVLENERLHATFLPTLGGRLWSLYDKQLARELLYVNPVFQPANLAVRNAWFSGGVEWNVGIRGHTPYTCSPLFAARVQGEGYPILRLYEWDRIRRVYYQLDTCLPPASPLLHVFVRIRNPREIQIPMYWWSNAAVTETQDLRIITPANYAYKMAYDGRMARATLPEWGGYDITRPTRAPSASDAFFVVDEPTRPFVAAVYEDGSATFQASTPRLKGRKLFVWGMGAGGRRWQEFLSQPGQAYVEIQAGLARTQYECIPMPASADWSWLEVYGPLQCDTKATHGPDWQQARREVANRIDTLAPASYLQQAYDKALVASDAAPHDLLHLGSGWGALEEMRAAGESASRLAHSQVNALPFPQSSLTDEQQPWVRLLQEGALAEPDPSDGPGAFMVQEEWMQLLAQSLGRGCGDHWASRWHLGLMHYHAGQMGDAEREWQTSAARHPNGWALRCLAKLLLRRGELDKGADMMLQAVELLPNLTPLAIECCDALLVADRPKDALRFATSLELPMRSHGRIRVSEAKAALALGNLDAAEEALAGEMDLGDLREGDSILTDLWFELQERRAGSLVGRPLSEKERAQVRRDHPPPPHLDFRMHVAPERV; this comes from the coding sequence ATGACTGAACTGCGCACAGGCACGCTGGCGCTAATGGGTGCCGATCTCGGCCCCGAAAACCCACTTCCCGACCTCGGCACGGTGAACCCTGTCGGCGGGAAGGTAGAGGCAGAACCCGATGTTCCCGAGGAAGACTGCAGGTACCTGGGATGGGAAGTCGAGGTGAGCATCCTCCCACATCGCTTGCAAGACGGCTACACGCGCAAGCGCCGACCGATGCAGCTACCCACCATCGTGCTGGAAAACGAGCGGCTGCACGCAACGTTCCTGCCAACCCTGGGAGGGCGCCTCTGGTCCCTATACGATAAGCAGCTGGCACGCGAGCTACTATACGTCAACCCAGTCTTCCAGCCCGCCAACCTAGCAGTACGCAACGCATGGTTCAGCGGAGGAGTCGAGTGGAATGTCGGCATACGCGGTCATACCCCTTATACGTGTTCTCCCCTCTTCGCAGCGCGAGTACAAGGAGAGGGTTACCCGATCCTGCGCCTTTACGAATGGGACCGTATACGGCGCGTGTACTACCAGTTGGACACATGCCTACCTCCGGCCTCTCCACTGCTACACGTGTTCGTACGCATTCGCAACCCGCGTGAAATCCAGATACCGATGTACTGGTGGTCCAATGCAGCCGTGACCGAAACGCAGGACCTACGTATCATCACCCCGGCAAACTACGCATACAAGATGGCCTACGATGGACGTATGGCGCGGGCGACCTTGCCGGAGTGGGGCGGCTACGACATCACACGACCGACACGAGCACCCTCGGCCAGCGACGCTTTCTTCGTGGTGGACGAGCCGACGAGACCGTTCGTGGCCGCCGTCTATGAAGATGGGAGCGCTACGTTCCAGGCCTCGACGCCTCGTCTGAAGGGCCGCAAGCTGTTCGTATGGGGTATGGGTGCGGGAGGTAGGCGGTGGCAAGAGTTCCTGTCGCAACCGGGACAAGCATATGTGGAGATCCAGGCCGGGCTCGCACGCACGCAGTACGAGTGTATCCCGATGCCTGCTTCGGCCGATTGGTCGTGGCTGGAGGTGTACGGTCCCCTGCAATGCGACACGAAGGCCACGCATGGCCCGGATTGGCAACAGGCGCGCCGTGAGGTGGCGAACCGGATTGATACACTGGCACCTGCCAGCTACTTGCAGCAGGCGTACGACAAAGCGCTGGTGGCCTCGGATGCGGCTCCGCACGATCTGCTCCATCTGGGGTCCGGGTGGGGTGCACTGGAGGAGATGAGGGCTGCTGGAGAGAGTGCCAGCAGACTCGCGCACTCCCAAGTGAACGCTCTCCCGTTCCCTCAGTCGTCGCTTACGGATGAGCAACAGCCGTGGGTGCGACTGCTGCAGGAAGGCGCACTTGCCGAACCAGACCCGAGCGATGGCCCCGGCGCATTTATGGTGCAAGAGGAGTGGATGCAGCTACTGGCGCAATCGCTCGGTAGAGGGTGTGGTGATCACTGGGCGTCACGCTGGCACCTCGGGCTCATGCACTATCATGCAGGGCAAATGGGCGATGCAGAACGAGAATGGCAAACATCTGCTGCGCGTCACCCCAACGGGTGGGCACTGAGGTGTCTGGCGAAGCTGTTACTACGTCGCGGCGAACTCGATAAGGGCGCGGATATGATGCTGCAGGCCGTGGAGTTGTTACCTAACTTAACTCCGCTAGCCATCGAGTGCTGCGACGCACTGTTAGTGGCGGACAGGCCGAAGGACGCACTGCGATTTGCAACGTCTTTGGAGTTGCCGATGCGCAGCCACGGACGGATTCGAGTGAGCGAGGCGAAGGCTGCTCTCGCACTGGGCAACCTCGACGCAGCGGAGGAAGCGCTGGCTGGCGAGATGGATCTCGGGGACCTGAGAGAGGGCGACTCGATCCTTACCGACCTCTGGTTCGAGCTTCAGGAGCGCCGCGCGGGGAGCCTCGTCGGACGACCGCTATCCGAGAAGGAACGGGCTCAGGTTCGACGCGATCACCCGCCCCCGCCCCACCTCGACTTCCGTATGCATGTTGCACCAGAGCGCGTGTAG
- a CDS encoding flotillin family protein → MEWFASLPVLMKWVVGGGVAFVFLFVTYFVANIMLWRKVGPNEVLIISGFRGEFAQDPRTGERRRLGYKIVRGGGKMVLPILERADIMSLELMTLDVESSEFYTKQGVPIQVDGVAQIKVRGDDVSIRTAAEQFLSKNQSDIRFIAHQTVAGHLRAILSTMSVEEIYTEHEAFAQKVQEVAARDLQHMGMEVISFTIRSIRDSQGYLDALGKPRIAAVKRDAAIAEAEASRDAAIRSAQARQEAETARLAAETKVAESERDFKVKQQEFARAVNLEKANADLAYDLQRFKTAQQVKQEEVQVSIVEKQKQVELQQEEIRRKELELEALVEKPAIAERQRIEQLASAEQYRLKTTAEGQAEATKLAGTAEAEANRQRGLAQADVVKAQGLAEAEMIRAKGLAEADAVKAKGIAEAEAMDRQAAAFRQYNEAAVASMFIEKLPEIAQAVAAPLSKVDKIVLVGGGSDGVGASRITSEVTQIMAQVPPVLEAMTGVKLGELIQKAPKLGESANTTRHASPQQTDASPAE, encoded by the coding sequence GTGGAGTGGTTCGCATCGTTGCCGGTTCTGATGAAGTGGGTGGTGGGTGGCGGAGTCGCTTTCGTCTTCCTGTTCGTCACCTACTTCGTCGCAAACATCATGCTGTGGCGGAAGGTCGGTCCGAACGAGGTGCTGATCATCTCCGGATTCCGAGGCGAGTTCGCCCAAGACCCTCGAACGGGTGAGCGGAGACGGCTGGGTTACAAGATCGTACGCGGCGGCGGCAAGATGGTGTTGCCGATACTGGAACGCGCCGACATCATGTCGCTCGAGCTGATGACCCTCGACGTGGAATCCAGCGAATTCTACACCAAGCAGGGAGTGCCGATTCAGGTGGACGGCGTGGCGCAGATCAAGGTACGCGGCGACGACGTGTCCATCCGCACCGCTGCCGAACAGTTCCTGTCGAAGAACCAGAGCGACATACGGTTCATCGCCCACCAGACAGTGGCCGGCCACTTGCGGGCGATTCTGTCCACCATGTCGGTGGAGGAGATATACACGGAGCACGAGGCCTTCGCGCAGAAGGTACAAGAGGTTGCCGCACGCGACCTGCAACATATGGGCATGGAGGTTATCAGCTTCACGATTCGCTCCATCCGCGACTCGCAAGGCTACCTCGATGCACTTGGTAAGCCTCGCATCGCTGCCGTGAAGCGTGACGCAGCCATAGCAGAAGCTGAAGCGAGCAGAGATGCCGCCATCCGTTCCGCACAGGCGCGACAGGAAGCCGAGACCGCTCGTCTCGCTGCCGAGACCAAGGTGGCGGAATCCGAGCGTGACTTTAAGGTGAAGCAGCAGGAGTTCGCACGTGCCGTCAACCTGGAGAAGGCGAATGCTGACCTCGCCTACGACCTGCAGCGGTTCAAGACCGCGCAGCAGGTGAAGCAGGAGGAAGTGCAGGTCAGCATCGTGGAGAAGCAGAAGCAAGTCGAGCTTCAGCAGGAGGAGATCCGGCGCAAGGAACTGGAGCTGGAGGCGCTGGTCGAGAAGCCTGCGATTGCAGAGCGCCAGCGCATCGAGCAGCTTGCAAGCGCCGAGCAGTACCGGCTGAAGACTACCGCGGAAGGCCAAGCGGAGGCGACGAAGCTGGCCGGAACGGCCGAGGCCGAGGCCAACCGTCAGCGCGGCCTCGCCCAGGCCGACGTCGTGAAGGCTCAGGGACTTGCCGAGGCGGAGATGATCCGCGCCAAGGGCCTTGCCGAAGCGGACGCGGTGAAGGCCAAGGGAATCGCGGAAGCCGAGGCGATGGATCGCCAAGCGGCAGCATTCCGCCAGTACAACGAGGCCGCAGTCGCCAGCATGTTCATCGAAAAGCTGCCGGAGATCGCACAAGCGGTCGCCGCGCCGCTGAGCAAGGTGGACAAGATCGTGCTGGTGGGAGGTGGAAGCGATGGCGTGGGCGCCAGCCGAATCACCTCCGAGGTGACACAAATAATGGCGCAGGTGCCGCCTGTGCTAGAAGCCATGACAGGAGTGAAGCTGGGTGAGCTGATCCAGAAGGCACCTAAACTGGGCGAGAGCGCGAATACCACTCGGCATGCATCACCACAGCAGACGGATGCGTCGCCAGCGGAGTAG
- a CDS encoding Rrf2 family transcriptional regulator — protein sequence MPRLISLQTEHALCVLVELAIQPEGKPLQAGELSRRAGIAVASAHQVLVRLRRQGFVHSERGPSGGYALARDGDEIEVGEVVAAFEGGGAAARGAAEQLSRVAVRQWAVGAEKALDTLLASETIGGLAERARRLSEAMALMPGL from the coding sequence ATGCCTCGCCTGATAAGCCTGCAGACGGAACACGCGCTGTGCGTCCTGGTGGAACTCGCCATTCAGCCCGAGGGCAAACCCTTGCAGGCCGGCGAATTGAGCCGCAGGGCAGGCATAGCCGTCGCTTCGGCACATCAAGTGCTGGTGCGGCTGCGCCGCCAGGGCTTCGTGCATAGCGAGCGGGGTCCTTCTGGCGGCTATGCGCTGGCGCGCGACGGTGACGAGATCGAGGTCGGAGAGGTAGTCGCAGCGTTCGAGGGTGGCGGTGCCGCGGCTCGTGGCGCCGCAGAGCAGCTGTCGAGAGTGGCGGTTCGCCAGTGGGCAGTGGGAGCCGAGAAGGCGCTCGACACTTTGCTTGCCTCCGAAACGATAGGCGGGCTGGCTGAACGCGCGCGCAGACTGAGCGAGGCCATGGCCTTGATGCCAGGCCTATAG
- the trxA gene encoding thioredoxin: MGNAIAVTADTFDSEVLQSSIPVLVDFWAAWCGPCRMIAPFVEAVAEEFAGKAKVAKVDVDSNQSLAMRYGIMGIPALLIFKGGQVVEQMVGARGKDEIADALRRHVS, translated from the coding sequence ATGGGAAATGCGATTGCTGTTACTGCCGACACTTTCGATTCTGAAGTTCTCCAGTCCTCAATCCCGGTACTCGTGGACTTCTGGGCCGCCTGGTGCGGTCCGTGTCGTATGATTGCCCCGTTCGTGGAAGCCGTTGCCGAGGAGTTCGCAGGCAAGGCAAAGGTAGCCAAGGTGGACGTGGATAGCAACCAGAGCTTGGCCATGCGGTACGGCATCATGGGCATTCCTGCGCTGCTGATTTTCAAGGGGGGACAGGTAGTAGAGCAGATGGTCGGTGCTAGGGGCAAGGACGAGATCGCCGACGCCCTCCGACGCCACGTAAGCTAG
- a CDS encoding DNA primase, whose protein sequence is MAGDPQVEEVRARTDILEVVGNYVRLRRSGKSFQGLCPFHNEKSPSFYVNPDLKTFRCFGCGKFGDVFTFLQEIEHITFVEALERLAERVGVRLVKRSPEAKGEADAMRAALDAAQAFFREQLLRSQSAQEFVRARGIPDGLAERFGLGFAPGFGDALATTLQKQGHRLADAAKAGLVDQGPDGGYYDKFRGRLMFPVFDPQGRIIAFGGRVLGVGEPKYLNSPDTPLFSKRNVLYAFHLAKSNIAERGFALIVEGYLDVIACHGAGLEYAVAGLGTAFGEEHASLLKRWTEKLVVMFDADEAGRKAALRAAQIAVAAGLRTRIARLPDGEDPDSLLKKQGTGALSAVVARASTPTDFELDLLEARHDLSSSEGAAEFVAAAVRVLAAIPSQVERDRYIERVARHLPSFLTDRVRAERLVHQEVAALARGKAVVRTETRPSALRTRSAVEKAQRGLLRAACDPEWRGLGWPALRPEQFPSPEYREIVHALLAAYPDMPPQGSAAEVLASVSPAETQRALHDILITDSEPLGEQILKDYLQCLTVALQKASRRRLQADISDATTKTDAVWQEYCRLLGEQSRGD, encoded by the coding sequence ATGGCCGGGGATCCGCAGGTCGAAGAGGTCCGCGCACGGACCGACATTCTCGAAGTCGTAGGCAACTACGTCCGTCTCCGGCGATCGGGAAAGAGTTTTCAGGGGCTCTGTCCGTTTCACAACGAGAAGAGCCCCTCGTTCTATGTGAACCCCGACCTGAAGACGTTCCGCTGCTTCGGATGCGGCAAGTTCGGCGACGTTTTCACGTTTCTCCAAGAGATCGAGCACATCACTTTCGTCGAAGCCCTCGAACGCCTTGCCGAACGTGTCGGCGTGCGACTGGTCAAGCGGTCGCCGGAGGCAAAGGGGGAAGCAGATGCGATGCGCGCCGCCCTGGATGCTGCACAAGCCTTTTTCCGCGAGCAACTGCTCAGGTCCCAGTCGGCGCAGGAGTTCGTGCGGGCCAGGGGCATACCCGACGGTCTCGCAGAACGCTTCGGGCTCGGGTTTGCGCCTGGCTTCGGGGACGCACTGGCGACAACTCTGCAGAAGCAAGGCCACCGGCTAGCGGACGCCGCGAAGGCGGGGCTGGTGGACCAAGGGCCGGACGGCGGTTACTACGACAAGTTCCGCGGCCGCCTGATGTTCCCAGTGTTCGATCCGCAGGGGCGCATTATCGCCTTCGGTGGCCGTGTGCTCGGGGTGGGCGAGCCGAAGTACCTGAACTCACCCGACACTCCGCTCTTCAGCAAGCGCAACGTGCTGTATGCGTTTCACCTGGCCAAGTCAAACATCGCCGAGCGTGGCTTTGCGCTCATAGTGGAAGGTTATCTGGACGTGATCGCATGCCACGGTGCGGGGCTGGAGTACGCGGTCGCGGGCCTAGGCACCGCATTCGGCGAGGAGCATGCGAGTCTGTTGAAACGCTGGACCGAGAAGCTGGTGGTCATGTTCGACGCGGACGAGGCAGGACGTAAGGCAGCGCTCAGAGCCGCGCAGATCGCGGTAGCTGCTGGACTTCGCACGCGCATCGCCCGACTTCCAGATGGCGAAGACCCCGACTCGCTGCTCAAGAAACAGGGAACGGGGGCGTTGTCTGCTGTGGTGGCACGAGCTAGCACACCCACGGACTTCGAACTGGACCTTCTGGAAGCACGGCACGATCTGTCTTCCTCTGAGGGTGCTGCGGAGTTCGTTGCTGCTGCCGTGCGTGTGTTGGCCGCGATACCCAGCCAAGTGGAGCGCGACCGGTACATCGAGCGTGTCGCTCGCCACCTACCCAGTTTTCTGACCGACCGCGTACGCGCCGAGCGCTTGGTGCATCAGGAGGTAGCGGCGTTAGCCCGTGGTAAGGCGGTGGTGCGTACGGAGACCCGTCCATCCGCCTTGCGAACACGGTCCGCAGTAGAAAAGGCGCAGAGAGGCCTCCTGCGGGCTGCGTGCGACCCCGAATGGCGCGGACTGGGATGGCCCGCGCTGAGGCCGGAGCAGTTCCCATCGCCGGAGTATAGGGAGATCGTGCACGCACTGCTCGCCGCATACCCCGACATGCCGCCCCAAGGCTCTGCTGCGGAGGTGCTCGCCTCCGTGTCACCAGCGGAAACCCAGCGCGCTCTCCACGACATCCTGATTACCGACAGCGAGCCGCTCGGAGAGCAGATCCTGAAAGACTACCTGCAGTGCCTCACCGTTGCGCTCCAGAAGGCGTCGAGGAGACGCCTGCAGGCCGACATCAGCGACGCGACCACGAAAACCGATGCGGTATGGCAGGAATATTGCAGGCTTCTTGGCGAACAGAGCAGAGGGGACTAA
- a CDS encoding fibronectin type III domain-containing protein — protein MNLFAIVALMLSLDPGAISHVGDGSPLLDVMRPVKEITRNSFTLQYFTQQPTETRVQIREGNLSAVAWRPADKRVDLWASKDVRTVQGAPGRRTMHEIRVEGLKPGTRYFYRIYDPAARPTGQEAAWGAIPPWRREFAVATQAPKGRKTIIHLPVKVLLMTNVIAVDTAHGPDGAIATPPPRFTDEQLEIIRREFFHASRFFWVNNGMRLWVDFHIFVDDRWQRWGDEPDNVDAFYKGWPVSRAYPGEDFRAPGGGEFNIVDTSDIHRHTKQPVYEEVPYAGQIEVAFLRRWNANEKKWEFRGSGGGTLGIDSFPRGIPSRCQYLGGGDTAWLTTHEFHHSLESMGSFGLANREDDRIVFDHFEPRARKLQPDGRYQEMTWTTSGRHGEHYDGIAFWDRTLTDAQWLRFYFGEAITVADSDMDGIPDNDPRLPLDEKRFGSDPRKVSTDGVMSDLHKVMLSTWVPCPLQFSFVKPEPQHIVPNPRNTDTDGDGLRDGVDPYPLYPYAPFIYPYTATVDGDDSEWAHIPLAGSAEKGGMKIDLRQSHTASAYYGVITIRGPWQRVEVVQDGEGLGVFSRDGVVGFNITRGDPVSVRATWGEAKGLAWKAAQKPDGTTVVEFSYPNRGEGLWYWNRGGREIGTSIHFFSSRGTGYPLYETYRVFYARMIEPTGKDPLPTGAPEDLSSVSDCTVLRPGDPGLRLSGDGWKLVDGTYRYSGDEEQSIYIADLAAVEFDLWVRISAKSDGILGAFLPTTKNMSAGNDYIGFVGGYANTVTRMRLFGQEAGDEPVVMSGSPQSIQLSRRANGVWLLVDGSPIVWAPDPDPKVVVDRLAVIGGYGGEQVVYEIRYRSRPPN, from the coding sequence ATGAACCTTTTCGCCATCGTAGCACTCATGTTGTCGCTCGACCCCGGAGCGATTTCGCACGTCGGCGACGGGTCGCCGCTGCTGGACGTAATGCGGCCCGTCAAAGAGATCACCCGCAACTCCTTCACCCTGCAGTACTTCACACAGCAGCCGACCGAGACCCGGGTGCAGATTCGCGAGGGCAACCTCTCCGCGGTCGCATGGCGGCCCGCAGACAAGCGCGTGGACCTGTGGGCGAGTAAGGACGTGCGCACCGTGCAAGGCGCACCCGGACGCCGCACCATGCACGAGATCAGGGTCGAGGGCCTGAAACCAGGCACGCGCTACTTCTATCGCATCTACGATCCGGCAGCACGTCCCACGGGGCAGGAAGCCGCATGGGGTGCGATCCCTCCGTGGCGTAGGGAATTCGCTGTTGCCACGCAGGCGCCAAAGGGGCGCAAGACCATCATTCACCTTCCCGTCAAAGTTCTGCTAATGACCAACGTGATCGCCGTGGATACCGCTCACGGCCCGGACGGTGCGATCGCCACGCCGCCCCCACGCTTCACCGACGAGCAGCTGGAGATCATCCGCAGGGAGTTCTTTCACGCGTCGCGCTTCTTCTGGGTGAACAACGGCATGCGGCTGTGGGTGGATTTCCATATCTTCGTGGACGATCGGTGGCAGCGTTGGGGTGACGAACCCGACAACGTGGATGCCTTCTATAAGGGCTGGCCTGTCAGCCGAGCGTATCCAGGCGAGGACTTCCGCGCGCCCGGCGGCGGGGAGTTCAACATTGTGGATACCTCGGACATACATCGTCACACCAAACAGCCCGTCTACGAGGAAGTCCCCTATGCCGGTCAAATCGAAGTGGCATTCCTTCGCCGTTGGAACGCGAACGAAAAGAAGTGGGAGTTCCGTGGCAGCGGCGGTGGTACTCTGGGGATTGACAGTTTTCCACGCGGCATCCCCTCACGGTGTCAGTATCTGGGCGGAGGCGACACCGCTTGGCTCACCACCCACGAGTTTCACCACTCATTGGAGTCGATGGGTTCCTTCGGTCTGGCTAACCGAGAGGACGACAGGATCGTTTTCGACCACTTCGAGCCTCGCGCGAGGAAGCTGCAGCCGGATGGCAGGTATCAAGAAATGACCTGGACCACCAGTGGCAGACACGGAGAGCACTATGATGGCATTGCCTTCTGGGACCGTACGCTTACCGATGCGCAGTGGCTTCGCTTCTACTTCGGAGAGGCCATCACGGTGGCGGATTCGGACATGGACGGCATCCCCGACAACGATCCGAGACTACCGCTGGACGAGAAGCGGTTCGGCAGCGACCCCCGCAAGGTCTCGACCGACGGGGTGATGTCCGACCTTCACAAGGTGATGCTCAGCACGTGGGTGCCTTGTCCCTTGCAGTTCTCGTTCGTCAAGCCGGAGCCCCAACATATCGTTCCAAATCCACGCAACACCGATACCGACGGTGACGGCCTGCGCGATGGCGTTGATCCCTATCCGCTCTACCCCTATGCGCCCTTCATCTATCCCTATACGGCCACCGTGGACGGTGACGACTCCGAGTGGGCGCACATACCACTCGCCGGCAGTGCCGAGAAGGGTGGGATGAAAATTGATCTCAGGCAGTCACACACGGCATCCGCCTACTACGGTGTGATCACCATCCGTGGCCCGTGGCAGCGTGTGGAGGTGGTACAGGACGGCGAGGGACTGGGTGTATTTTCGCGCGACGGTGTCGTGGGTTTCAACATAACACGCGGCGACCCCGTGAGCGTGCGTGCCACGTGGGGCGAGGCGAAAGGCCTCGCTTGGAAGGCCGCTCAGAAGCCGGACGGCACGACGGTGGTGGAGTTCAGCTATCCGAACCGCGGGGAGGGACTATGGTATTGGAACCGCGGTGGGCGTGAGATCGGTACCTCTATTCACTTCTTCTCGTCACGTGGCACCGGCTATCCGCTCTACGAGACCTATCGTGTGTTTTACGCACGGATGATCGAGCCGACTGGCAAAGACCCCCTGCCCACTGGTGCGCCAGAGGACCTATCCAGTGTATCGGACTGCACCGTGCTGAGACCCGGCGACCCCGGGCTGCGCCTTAGCGGTGATGGGTGGAAGTTGGTGGATGGAACCTACCGATATTCCGGTGATGAGGAGCAGTCGATCTACATCGCCGACCTAGCAGCCGTCGAGTTCGATCTCTGGGTCCGGATCTCGGCAAAAAGCGATGGGATATTGGGTGCATTTCTTCCCACCACGAAGAACATGAGCGCTGGGAACGACTATATCGGTTTCGTAGGTGGATACGCCAACACCGTGACGCGGATGCGGCTGTTCGGTCAAGAGGCAGGGGACGAGCCGGTCGTCATGTCGGGCTCGCCACAGTCCATACAATTGAGCAGGCGTGCCAACGGCGTTTGGCTGCTGGTGGATGGCAGTCCAATTGTGTGGGCTCCCGACCCCGACCCCAAGGTTGTGGTGGACCGCCTAGCCGTAATTGGCGGCTACGGCGGCGAACAGGTGGTCTACGAGATCCGTTATCGCAGCCGTCCACCTAACTAG
- a CDS encoding phosphatase PAP2 family protein yields MSDFQNLDLRLFEILNGVPHPEWLNAFFWVVTSLGLGWAQAGGVVAISLLWWRGRERFFASEAARRLLWPGLWSFALSGLLSQGLKRLIERPRPPDLGAKALDEYIHAYSFPSGHATTSFALAVVAISITHGTRRAWIGWVAVALALLVGYSRVYRGVHYPSDVLGGALLGALTGLCVLWFFRCRYQASGSSE; encoded by the coding sequence GTGAGCGACTTCCAGAACCTGGACCTTCGCCTATTCGAGATCCTGAACGGCGTTCCGCACCCCGAGTGGCTGAACGCCTTCTTCTGGGTCGTCACGTCTCTGGGGCTGGGGTGGGCTCAGGCAGGCGGAGTGGTGGCCATAAGCCTTCTTTGGTGGCGAGGGCGCGAGCGATTTTTCGCTTCGGAGGCCGCTAGGCGGCTGCTGTGGCCTGGGCTATGGTCCTTCGCTCTGAGCGGGCTGCTGAGCCAAGGGCTGAAGAGGTTGATCGAGCGTCCCCGACCGCCCGACCTGGGCGCAAAGGCCCTCGACGAGTACATCCACGCATACTCGTTCCCCTCCGGCCATGCCACCACTTCCTTTGCGCTCGCCGTGGTGGCAATCAGCATCACTCACGGCACCCGCAGAGCCTGGATCGGCTGGGTCGCAGTTGCGCTCGCGCTGCTAGTTGGCTACTCCCGTGTGTACCGCGGCGTACACTACCCATCGGACGTGCTGGGCGGTGCGCTCCTCGGAGCCCTCACCGGCCTCTGCGTGCTGTGGTTCTTTCGATGCCGCTACCAAGCGTCCGGAAGCTCGGAGTAG
- the cysK gene encoding cysteine synthase A, whose product MRIAEDITKLIGGTPLVRMQRLSKGLPGDIVLKLEFYNPLSSVKDRIGVSMIEAAEREGKIGPDTVLVEPTSGNTGIALAFVCAARGYRLILTMPETMSVERRNLLKALGAKLVLTPGPEGMGGAIAKAKEIVASDPSRYLMPQQFENPANPDVHRRTTAEEIWKDTDGKADVLVAGVGTGGTITGVGQVIKSRKPEFRCVAVEPAASAVLSGEPKGPHPIQGIGAGFVPPILDRSVIDEIVKVPTEAAIETARRLAREEGILAGISSGAAVWAALQVAGREESRDKMIVTIIPSSGERYLSTPTYSELPDAW is encoded by the coding sequence ATGCGAATTGCAGAGGACATAACGAAGCTCATCGGGGGAACGCCGCTCGTCCGGATGCAGAGGCTGAGTAAGGGTCTGCCGGGGGACATCGTGCTGAAGCTGGAGTTCTACAACCCTCTCTCCAGCGTGAAGGATCGGATCGGCGTGAGCATGATCGAGGCCGCCGAGCGCGAGGGCAAGATCGGGCCGGACACGGTGCTCGTCGAGCCTACGAGCGGCAACACCGGGATCGCGCTAGCATTCGTGTGTGCAGCGCGGGGCTATCGGCTGATCCTCACGATGCCGGAGACGATGTCGGTGGAGCGGCGGAATTTGCTGAAGGCGTTGGGAGCCAAGCTCGTTCTGACGCCGGGTCCGGAGGGCATGGGTGGAGCGATTGCCAAAGCGAAGGAGATCGTAGCCTCGGACCCCTCTCGCTACCTGATGCCCCAGCAATTCGAGAACCCTGCGAATCCGGACGTTCATCGCCGCACCACCGCAGAGGAGATATGGAAGGACACCGACGGCAAGGCGGACGTTCTGGTAGCGGGGGTGGGTACGGGCGGCACCATCACAGGCGTCGGGCAGGTGATCAAATCGCGGAAGCCCGAGTTTCGCTGTGTGGCCGTAGAGCCTGCCGCCAGTGCGGTGCTATCCGGCGAGCCGAAGGGCCCACATCCGATTCAGGGCATCGGTGCAGGCTTTGTCCCGCCGATTCTCGATCGCAGCGTTATTGACGAGATCGTGAAGGTACCGACCGAAGCCGCCATCGAGACCGCGCGAAGGCTAGCGCGGGAGGAGGGGATCCTGGCAGGCATCTCCAGTGGCGCAGCGGTATGGGCAGCCCTCCAGGTCGCAGGGCGTGAAGAGAGCCGAGACAAGATGATCGTGACGATCATCCCCAGCAGTGGAGAGCGATATCTCTCGACACCGACCTACTCCGAGCTTCCGGACGCTTGGTAG